Genomic DNA from Thalassoroseus pseudoceratinae:
CAATCCCTCTTTCCTAGCCAGATCCAGCAGCTCTTTCATCGTCATCCGCTGGAGTTCGGCGATATGGATATCGGAGTCTGAGAGATCCGGCGTGTCCTTCTTATCCCGCCCGCCACTACCACTCGATGTGTTCGAGCTGGAATTCTGACGGGACGAACGGCGGACCGCACTCAACGGTGCGTCCTTGATTGCGGTGCTGGTTGCCGATTCGGTTGCTTCAGAGGATGATTTGGATGATTTGGGCATGGTGAGTGGCCTTGGTTTCAGAAGCCATTTGCTCAAGATGCAGATCACGACGTGTGATCTGTGAGCAATGCGGGCTCAGAACGAAGGAGGTTAGTAGCTAGGAGTTGAGAGTCTCAGGCTGGGGTGATCGTCAATTCAAAGGGGGTACCCATTGATCTTGCTTCGTGGTGTCTATTCATTCGACATATGGCTGCGTTTCTTCGAGTACGGTATCGTCGTGAAATGCCGATCTGAGCGGTGAAGAAAAACGCGTGTTCCAAAATTCTGCGAACTGTCGAGCAGAGTCTTCCAGTTCGCCAGTGTTACGAATGGTCCAATCGGACCGTGTCTGCTTCTCCTCAAGCGGGAGTTGATTGGCCTCCCGTCGGATCAGCTCATCTTGGCTCCATCCCCGTCCTGTTTGCAATCGCTGTTGGCGAATGTCATGCGGGACATCGATGAAGACGACCGCATCACACAATTCGTGCCAACCCGTCTCGAACAAAATTGGAGCATCGAGAACAATGGCTTGGACATTTGGTTCGTTGTCGCGGATCGTCTTGATCTGAGCCAAAAGTCGCTTCCGAATGCGGGGGTGAACGATTCG
This window encodes:
- the coaE gene encoding dephospho-CoA kinase (Dephospho-CoA kinase (CoaE) performs the final step in coenzyme A biosynthesis.) is translated as MNAISNRQLPLIGIVGGIGSGKSSVARHVADRFPIRVLDADSAGHAVLEEDVVKTQIRNQFGDEVFNESGAVDRKILGRRVFGDSPACREQLDQLERIVHPRIRKRLLAQIKTIRDNEPNVQAIVLDAPILFETGWHELCDAVVFIDVPHDIRQQRLQTGRGWSQDELIRREANQLPLEEKQTRSDWTIRNTGELEDSARQFAEFWNTRFSSPLRSAFHDDTVLEETQPYVE